Below is a genomic region from Dechloromonas denitrificans.
ACCGGGCCCTCGGGTCAAAAGCATCGCGCACCGCATCGGCGAATAAATTGGCGGCCAGCACGAGCATGAACATCGTGCAAAACGCAGCTGCCAGCGACCACCAGACCACCGGCTCGCGCCCCAACTCGAGGCGCGCATTGTTGATCATCGTGCCGAAGCTGGTCATGCTCGGATCGACACCGATGCCCACATAGGAAAGCACCGCCTCGGCCAGCACCAGCCCGGAAAAATCCATGACCAGCGCAATGATGATGATGTGCATCAGATTGGGCAGGATATGGCGCACGATAATCCGCCAGTTGGAGACACCAAAAGCCTGCGCCGCCTGGATATATTCCAGCTCACGCAATTTCAGGGTTTCACCGCGCAGGAGGCGGCACAAGCCAGTCCAGCTGGTCATGCCGAGAATGAAACACAAGGCCAGCAAGCGCAGGTCGGCACGCTCAGCCGCGGTCGAAAACCATTGCGGATGGGTATCGATCACCACCTGCATCATCAGCACGGCTGCCGCGATCAGCAGCACACCGGGAATCGAGTTGAGCACGGTATAGATGTATTGGATCAGATCATCGACCCATCCCCGGAAATAACCGGCCACAATGCCGAGCAGGACGGCCATCGGCAAGGTCACCAGCGTTGTCAGCAGCCCGATGACCAGGCCGGTACGCACGCTTTTGAGGATCTGGTAGAGCACATCCTGCCCGACCTTGTCGGTTCCGAACACGTGATACTGGCTGGAAAGCCAGAACAGCGGAACCGTCGCCAACAGAATCAGGGCCAGCGTGGCGAGGACGGCCGACCAGGCAAAACCGGCATCGTCAGTGATTTTGAGCACTTTGCTGCGGTCGACCGCAGCATCACCGGCAAATATCTCGCGGCGACGCTGAAAAAAGCCGACCACCGCAAACACACCCAACCAGCCAAGCAGCGCCAGGACCGCTGCACGGAAACCCGTGAGGCCGACGTCGGCAAGCAAATCATCCTCACGCTCGCCCAGGTGCTGGCCGCCATATTTTAGGCGGGGATAATCGCGCAACGTCCCCTGGCCCGGCAAATCGATGTTTTCCTTGGCATAAAGCCGGGTCGCAAAAGGGGCCGAGTAGGTTTTTTCATTGCGCGAGCGCAGTGGCGTGACCAGCGCATCAAGCACCGACAGCACTTCAACCGCGTACGTTGCCTTCTGCCCGGCCCGGCTCTCGTTCTTGAGACGGTAATGGACCGAATCAAGCAGGCCGATGGCGATGAAAACCACCAGCACGGTCGCCGAGGCCATGCCTGCACGGTTCGCCCCGACGCGTTGCCAGGCTGCGCGCATCGGCTGGTTGCCGGCAATCAGCCAGCCCGCGCCCAGCGCTACGGCAACCAGCAGCCAGATCAGCAGATCGGACCAGAGCAGGACAAACTGGAAGCCCATCATTCGAAGCGAATCCGCGGATCGACCACGGTGTATGAAATATCAGTCAGGATCAGCCCGACGATATAGAGCACCGAGCCGATGAACACCATCGAGCGAACGACAGCAAAGTCCTGGGCATTGATTGCGTCAATGGTGTAACTGCCGAGGCCGGGAATGCCGAAGAATGATTCGGTTAGCAGCGAGCCCATGAAGAGCAGCGGAATGACGACAACGACGCCGGTCAGGATCGGAATCAGCGCATTGCGCAAAATATGGCGGAAAAACACCACGGTTTCAGGCAAGCCCTTGGCACGTGCGGTGCGCACATAATCCTTGCCGACCTCTTCGAGAAAGATGGTGCGATACCAGCGGGCCGATGAACCAATGCCCGAAACGACACCGATCAATACTGGCAGGATCAGGAAACGCCAGGCTTCAAGCCCTTCGCCAAAACCCGAAATCGGCACCAGCCGCCAAAGCTTGCTGATCAGATATTGACCGCCAATGATGTAGAACAAGCCGGAAATCGACATCATCGCCACGCACAGCACGACGCCCCAGAAATCGAAGGCCGTGGCCCGGAAGAAGGCCAGCAACAACGCAAAGGAAATGCTGACCAGCAAGCCGAGAATGAATGTCGGCAGCGCGATGGCCAGCGACGGTCCCATCCGGCTGGCGATTTCACGGGCAATGTCCCGACCGTCTTCCGCCCGGCCAAAATCACCGGCGAACATGCGGGCTGATTTTTCGAAAAAAATCGTCTCCGTCACGGTCGACAAGCCCGCAGCGGCAGAATTGATCAGCAAAGGCTTGTCGTAGCCACGTTCCACCTTCCACTTCTGGATCGCTTCCGGCGTCACCCGCTTGACGCCCAACTGCATGCGCGCCATGTCATCCGGCGTATTGACGACGAAAAACAGGGCGAAGGTGACCAGATTCACACCGATCAAGATCGGGATGGCGTAAAGCAGGCGGCG
It encodes:
- a CDS encoding ABC transporter permease, with the translated sequence MLAYIIRRLLYAIPILIGVNLVTFALFFVVNTPDDMARMQLGVKRVTPEAIQKWKVERGYDKPLLINSAAAGLSTVTETIFFEKSARMFAGDFGRAEDGRDIAREIASRMGPSLAIALPTFILGLLVSISFALLLAFFRATAFDFWGVVLCVAMMSISGLFYIIGGQYLISKLWRLVPISGFGEGLEAWRFLILPVLIGVVSGIGSSARWYRTIFLEEVGKDYVRTARAKGLPETVVFFRHILRNALIPILTGVVVVIPLLFMGSLLTESFFGIPGLGSYTIDAINAQDFAVVRSMVFIGSVLYIVGLILTDISYTVVDPRIRFE
- a CDS encoding ABC transporter permease, whose translation is MGFQFVLLWSDLLIWLLVAVALGAGWLIAGNQPMRAAWQRVGANRAGMASATVLVVFIAIGLLDSVHYRLKNESRAGQKATYAVEVLSVLDALVTPLRSRNEKTYSAPFATRLYAKENIDLPGQGTLRDYPRLKYGGQHLGEREDDLLADVGLTGFRAAVLALLGWLGVFAVVGFFQRRREIFAGDAAVDRSKVLKITDDAGFAWSAVLATLALILLATVPLFWLSSQYHVFGTDKVGQDVLYQILKSVRTGLVIGLLTTLVTLPMAVLLGIVAGYFRGWVDDLIQYIYTVLNSIPGVLLIAAAVLMMQVVIDTHPQWFSTAAERADLRLLALCFILGMTSWTGLCRLLRGETLKLRELEYIQAAQAFGVSNWRIIVRHILPNLMHIIIIALVMDFSGLVLAEAVLSYVGIGVDPSMTSFGTMINNARLELGREPVVWWSLAAAFCTMFMLVLAANLFADAVRDAFDPRAR